One genomic segment of Desulfuromonas thiophila includes these proteins:
- a CDS encoding response regulator, which translates to MRAGKRVLIVDDEENSRLGLGALLQRDGYQVSYAADAAAALAQLDQAPVDLMLSDIRMPGMNGLSLLEQVRQHYPTVQVILVTAHGDVDLYLQAINLGAFDFVHKPVKVSELKLVLDKLFHAHSSCLLTQCYGGSA; encoded by the coding sequence ATGCGGGCAGGCAAGCGGGTATTGATCGTTGATGACGAAGAAAACAGCCGGTTGGGGCTGGGTGCCCTGCTGCAGCGTGATGGCTATCAGGTAAGCTATGCCGCTGACGCGGCGGCAGCGCTGGCGCAGCTGGATCAAGCGCCCGTGGATCTGATGCTCAGCGATATCCGCATGCCGGGCATGAACGGCCTGAGCCTGCTCGAACAGGTACGGCAGCACTATCCCACCGTACAGGTTATTCTGGTCACTGCCCACGGCGATGTCGATCTGTATTTGCAGGCGATCAATCTTGGCGCCTTCGACTTCGTCCATAAGCCGGTCAAGGTCAGTGAACTCAAACTGGTGCTCGACAAGCTGTTTCACGCTCATTCATCCTGTCTGTTGACACAATGCTATGGAGGTAGCGCATGA
- a CDS encoding universal stress protein, with protein sequence MKTFKNILFATDFSECSKAAFEYAFGLAKACDAKLTILHVISEPVDLRGFYVPHMTFDALAKEIEEGAHKLMDEFCAKYVDNGSCCCDRRVVSGIAHEVVIEQAKELGVDMIVMGTHGRSGLDHVLFGSTAEKVVRKSPIPVLTVTQQA encoded by the coding sequence ATGAAAACGTTCAAAAACATTCTGTTTGCCACCGATTTCTCCGAGTGTTCCAAAGCCGCTTTCGAGTATGCCTTTGGTTTGGCCAAGGCCTGCGATGCCAAGCTGACGATTCTGCATGTCATCAGCGAGCCGGTCGATCTGCGAGGCTTTTACGTGCCGCATATGACCTTTGACGCCTTGGCCAAGGAAATCGAGGAAGGCGCGCACAAGCTGATGGATGAGTTTTGCGCCAAGTATGTCGATAACGGTTCCTGTTGCTGCGATCGTCGGGTGGTGTCGGGTATTGCCCACGAAGTGGTGATCGAGCAGGCCAAGGAACTTGGCGTCGATATGATCGTGATGGGAACCCATGGCCGCAGCGGGCTGGATCATGTGTTGTTTGGCAGTACGGCCGAGAAGGTGGTGCGGAAATCGCCCATTCCGGTATTGACGGTAACCCAGCAGGCGTAA
- a CDS encoding hybrid sensor histidine kinase/response regulator → METQQREKILVVDDEPVIVDLCQMLLSGRGYPVATARDGREALAMVEQFGPAVVLLDYMMPQMDGMAVLKAIRRDFPDVRVMMFTGKGSEQVAVEVMKAGASDYLLKPFTAQDLVDRIDKVLRVRRIELANQRLEAEQQRLQQEVQAWNLELERRVAEKTLALEKAHQERIQAEKLATVGHLAAGLAHEVRNPLNAISLFAQLLAGMVKPGSEAQGYTDKILCEVDRIDALVLQLLNASRQPAGLRGPLLLQQAINEALQRFSEQLRCQGIDLRCDLQADALPMQGDFAEVVQIFTNLIANALQVLPEGGQLAIRLRQLDELLRVEVTDNGPGIACDNQTRIFDPFFTTRAKGAGMGLSVVLRIVKSCQGRIRVESAPGEGTCFVLEFPLAPADAAEVAQ, encoded by the coding sequence GTGGAGACGCAACAGCGCGAAAAGATTCTGGTGGTCGATGACGAACCGGTGATCGTCGATCTGTGTCAGATGCTGCTGAGCGGGCGGGGCTATCCGGTGGCCACGGCCCGCGACGGCCGTGAGGCGCTGGCCATGGTGGAGCAGTTTGGCCCGGCGGTGGTGCTGCTCGATTACATGATGCCCCAGATGGACGGCATGGCGGTGCTCAAGGCCATTCGTCGTGATTTTCCCGATGTGCGGGTGATGATGTTTACTGGCAAGGGCAGCGAGCAGGTGGCCGTCGAGGTGATGAAGGCCGGCGCCAGCGATTATCTGCTTAAACCCTTCACCGCGCAGGATCTGGTTGACCGGATCGACAAGGTGTTGCGGGTGCGCCGCATCGAATTGGCCAACCAGCGTCTCGAAGCCGAGCAGCAGCGCCTGCAGCAGGAGGTGCAGGCTTGGAACCTGGAACTGGAACGGCGGGTGGCCGAAAAAACCCTGGCGCTGGAGAAGGCGCACCAGGAGCGGATACAGGCGGAAAAATTGGCCACCGTCGGGCATCTGGCCGCGGGTCTGGCACACGAGGTGCGCAATCCCCTCAATGCCATCAGCCTTTTTGCCCAATTGCTGGCTGGAATGGTCAAGCCGGGCAGTGAGGCTCAGGGCTATACCGACAAGATTCTGTGCGAGGTTGACCGCATTGATGCGCTGGTGCTGCAACTGCTGAATGCCAGTCGCCAGCCCGCAGGCCTGCGTGGACCACTGCTGTTGCAACAAGCCATCAATGAGGCGTTGCAGCGCTTTAGCGAACAGTTGCGTTGTCAGGGAATTGATCTGCGCTGTGACCTGCAGGCCGATGCCCTGCCGATGCAGGGCGATTTTGCCGAGGTGGTGCAGATTTTCACTAATCTGATTGCCAACGCCCTGCAGGTGCTGCCGGAAGGTGGCCAGCTGGCCATCCGTCTGCGCCAGTTGGATGAGCTGTTGCGGGTCGAGGTGACCGACAATGGCCCCGGCATTGCCTGTGACAACCAGACCCGTATCTTCGATCCCTTTTTTACCACCCGCGCCAAGGGTGCGGGTATGGGGTTGTCGGTGGTGTTGCGCATTGTCAAAAGCTGTCAGGGACGTATCCGGGTGGAAAGCGCGCCGGGAGAAGGTACCTGTTTTGTGCTGGAATTTCCTCTTGCCCCCGCCGATGCGGCTGAGGTGGCCCAATGA
- a CDS encoding NAD(P)/FAD-dependent oxidoreductase, with the protein MSRPLRWRLAQLALTLEEDESQLPLRLAQQLGLKPEQLADWRICRRSIDARRKQRILRLYTLEFSLQAGVSLPLPAQHMAGLEPVPPPVVAPALIRTRRPRSLVVVGMGPAGLFAALELAQCGHRVRLLERGAPVEERVPAVAAFWAGGPLLPDTNVQFGEGGAGTFSDGKLTTRIRHPATAHVLQTLVDCGAPADILVQAKPHVGTDRLRRVLLHFRQRLLALGVELCYHSRLTGLQIEKGCLQGLEWRDRAGESRYSACDALVLATGHSARDTYQLLAAAGLELEAKPFAVGVRIEHPVTAINRMQYGREQHPHLPPADYALTWNDSVSGRGVYSFCMCPGGEVVQSASEPDTVVVNGMSRLRRDGPLSNSALVVTVRPEDFGGLRDPLAGIAFQRRIEQRACGGPGDYRVPAQNLLDFLGQGRGGDLHSSCRAGLRPAELRELLPDFVYTLLRQALPQFDRRMRGFVSGAAVLLAPETRTSAPVRILRGADLQATRCCGLYPAGEGAGYAGGIVSAAVDGLRVARQLAADLDAARPSGV; encoded by the coding sequence ATGAGCCGGCCGCTGCGCTGGCGGTTGGCGCAACTGGCCCTGACCCTGGAGGAGGACGAGAGCCAGTTGCCGCTGCGGCTGGCGCAGCAACTGGGATTGAAGCCTGAACAGCTGGCTGACTGGCGCATCTGTCGCCGCTCCATTGATGCCCGTCGCAAACAGCGCATTCTGCGTCTGTACACGCTGGAATTTTCACTGCAGGCAGGGGTGTCGCTGCCGTTGCCGGCCCAGCACATGGCGGGGTTGGAACCGGTGCCGCCGCCGGTTGTGGCACCGGCGCTGATACGCACGCGCCGGCCACGCAGTCTGGTGGTGGTCGGCATGGGCCCGGCCGGATTGTTCGCGGCGCTGGAACTGGCTCAATGTGGTCATCGGGTGCGGCTGCTGGAGCGCGGGGCCCCTGTCGAGGAGCGGGTGCCGGCGGTGGCGGCATTTTGGGCCGGCGGGCCGCTGCTGCCGGATACCAATGTCCAGTTTGGCGAGGGTGGCGCTGGAACCTTTTCCGATGGCAAGTTGACCACCCGCATCCGCCATCCGGCGACGGCCCATGTGTTGCAAACCCTGGTCGACTGTGGCGCTCCGGCGGATATTCTGGTACAGGCCAAGCCCCATGTCGGCACCGACCGACTGCGGCGGGTCTTGCTGCATTTCCGCCAGCGGCTGTTGGCTCTGGGGGTCGAACTGTGCTATCACAGCCGTCTGACCGGATTGCAGATTGAAAAGGGTTGTCTGCAGGGGCTTGAGTGGCGCGACCGCGCTGGTGAGTCCCGCTACAGTGCTTGCGATGCCCTGGTGCTGGCCACTGGTCACAGCGCCCGCGATACCTATCAGCTGTTGGCGGCGGCCGGGCTGGAACTCGAAGCCAAGCCCTTTGCCGTGGGAGTGCGCATCGAACATCCGGTCACGGCCATCAACCGCATGCAGTACGGCCGCGAACAGCATCCGCATCTGCCGCCGGCCGACTATGCCCTGACCTGGAATGACAGCGTCAGTGGCCGGGGGGTCTATTCCTTCTGCATGTGTCCCGGCGGCGAGGTGGTGCAGAGCGCCAGCGAGCCCGATACGGTGGTGGTGAACGGCATGAGCCGGCTGCGGCGTGATGGCCCGCTGTCCAACAGCGCCCTGGTGGTGACGGTGCGACCGGAGGATTTCGGTGGGCTGCGGGACCCTCTGGCGGGCATTGCCTTCCAGCGCCGGATCGAGCAGCGTGCCTGTGGCGGTCCGGGTGATTACCGGGTGCCGGCCCAGAACCTGCTCGACTTTCTGGGCCAGGGCCGTGGTGGAGATCTGCACAGCAGCTGCCGGGCGGGGTTGCGCCCGGCCGAATTGCGTGAGCTTTTGCCCGATTTTGTTTATACTCTGCTGCGCCAGGCCTTGCCGCAGTTCGATCGGCGCATGCGGGGTTTCGTCAGTGGCGCGGCGGTGTTGCTGGCGCCGGAAACCCGCACCTCGGCGCCGGTGCGGATTCTGCGCGGGGCCGATCTGCAGGCGACTCGCTGCTGTGGTCTGTACCCCGCCGGCGAGGGCGCCGGTTACGCTGGCGGCATTGTCAGTGCGGCTGTCGATGGTTTGCGGGTGGCCCGGCAGCTGGCAGCGGATCTTGACGCCGCGCGACCTTCCGGCGTCTGA